The following proteins are co-located in the Pomacea canaliculata isolate SZHN2017 linkage group LG8, ASM307304v1, whole genome shotgun sequence genome:
- the LOC112570142 gene encoding galactosylceramide sulfotransferase-like: MALFKTGSVCRSRSSLMRTVFFAAFLSILYINSNYLRAHWSSRSSGMGPESYSEDLPADFRSRPPHQGARTCRPRSNFVFIKCMKCATETMASVLRRYTYQRNLSAVLPVKWRLYLGWPYPMTSDDFRPSRRGYNTLIDHAIYNSSSMRALMPPDTVFITMIREPFKHFVSVLNYFDVFSISNTRVQQGIAAVRDYLRHIEEYDAVYKSAQAAPDRICIPDDFSITKNLLSHCLGMPTGFPLGMANITGNSEAVEQYIQDLDAEFSLVMIMEYFDESLVLLRRLMCWDTKDILYHTANVGSYQKNFTVADLSSEEASVHRNWCQVDIRLYEHFNRSFWKKIRQQGADFVQEVVYFKQVLQAVKSFCDKKASPIEFPESRWSPAFHVSAEECRQIFCDPHDLLVSLKRRYEKTEGQVRLNQTSSHFTQRKYFPLC; the protein is encoded by the coding sequence ATGGCGCTCTTCAAGACAGGATCTGTTTGTCGTAGCCGTTCGAGCTTGATGCGGACCGTGTTCTTCGCAGCATTCCTCAGCATTTTGTACATCAACAGCAACTACCTGCGAGCTCACTGGTCGTCGAGGAGCAGTGGCATGGGCCCAGAATCGTACTCGGAGGATCTGCCTGCGGACTTCAGGAGTAGGCCACCACATCAGGGCGCCCGCACCTGCCGACCCCGCTCCAACTTCGTCTTCATCAAGTGCATGAAATGCGCGACGGAGACGATGGCATCCGTGCTGAGGCGCTACACCTATCAGAGAAACCTGTCGGCTGTACTTCCGGTGAAGTGGCGCCTGTACTTGGGTTGGCCGTACCCCATGACGTCAGACGACTTCCGGCCGTCGCGGCGCGGGTACAACACCCTTATCGACCACGCCATCTACAACAGCAGTAGCATGCGCGCCCTCATGCCCCCGGACACAGTCTTCATCACCATGATTCGGGAGCCCTTCAAGCATTTCGTGTCCGTCCTCAACTACTTCGACGtcttcagcatcagcaacaCCAGGGTGCAACAGGGCATTGCCGCCGTGCGAGACTACCTCCGCCATATCGAGGAGTATGATGCTGTGTACAAAAGCGCGCAAGCCGCGCCCGACCGCATTTGCATCCCCGACGACTTCTCCATCACCAAGAACTTGCTGTCGCACTGTCTGGGCATGCCCACTGGCTTCCCTCTCGGCATGGCCAACATCACCGGCAACTCCGAGGCAGTTGAGCAGTACATCCAGGACCTGGACGCGGAGTTCTCCCTCGTCATGATTATGGAGTACTTTGACGAGTCGCTGGTCCTCCTGCGCCGCCTGATGTGCTGGGACACCAAAGACATTCTCTACCACACAGCCAACGTCGGCTCGTACCAGAAGAACTTCACCGTCGCGGACCTCTCGTCGGAGGAGGCGTCCGTCCACCGGAACTGGTGCCAGGTGGACATACGTCTGTACGAGCACTTCAACAGAAGTTTCTGGAAGAAAATCCGGCAGCAAGGAGCGGACTTTGTGCAAGAGGTTGTGTACTTCAAGCAGGTGTTGCAAGCCGTTAAGTCTTTCTGCGACAAGAAAGCCTCTCCCATTGAGTTTCCTGAGTCCCGCTGGTCTCCTGCCTTTCATGTCTCGGCCGAGGAGTGCCGCCAGATTTTTTGCGACCCGCATGACTTATTGGTCAGTTTAAAGCGGCGATATGAGAAGACTGAGGGTCAAGTTCGGTTGAATCAGACTAGCAGCCATTTCACTCAGcgaaaatattttcctttgtgTTGA
- the LOC112571015 gene encoding uncharacterized protein LOC112571015: MTFRSSTSLVKIAFFISVFAFVITAVGVFTPNWMVISKIDYRMGLVYVCTSTGCSSGGSGSTSAIPDWYMAMLVMELFGILFAAASLIFITLYIFCAATSGKKWTRMVTLCLTYGAAFLLLIGVIICAAKKNEVAIPLFPHPDLGWSFALTVVAGLLYLGIGVMLLMDVFL, encoded by the exons ATGACATTTCGATCGTCAACATCGCTGGTGAAAATCGCATTCTTCATCTCCGTCTTCGCCTTTGTTATAACTGCCGTCGGCGTCTTCACGCCCAACTGGATGGTTATTTCCAAGATCGACTATCGCATGGGTCTCGTCTATGTGTGCACGTCCACCGGATGTTCATCTGGTGGCAGTGGGAGTACATCGG CAATTCCAGACTGGTATATGGCGATGCTGGTCATGGAACTCTTTGGAATCTTGTTCGCCGCCGCATCCTTAATTTTCATCACCTTGTACATCTTCTGTGCTGCTACTTCCGGTAAAAAGTGGACCAGGATGGTTACTCTGTGCCTGACTTATGGTGCAG CATTCCTCCTGTTGATCGGCGTGATTATCTGCGCGGCCAAGAAGAACGAAGTGGCGATTCCACTGTTCCCGCATCCAGACCTCGGCTGGTCCTTCGCTCTGACAGTGGTGGCCGGTCTGTTGTATCTAGGCATCGGGGTGATGCTTCTCATGGATGTCTTTCTGTAG